A stretch of Aythya fuligula isolate bAytFul2 chromosome 1, bAytFul2.pri, whole genome shotgun sequence DNA encodes these proteins:
- the LOC116495296 gene encoding potassium voltage-gated channel subfamily A member 1-like translates to MTVMAGENMDETSALPGHPQDSYQPAAHDDHECCERVVINIAGLRFETQLKTLAQFPNTLLGNPKKRMRYFDPLRNEYFFDRNRPSFDAILYYYQSGGRLRRPVNVPLDMFSEEIKFYELGEEAMEKFREDEGFIKDEERPLPEGEYQRQVWLLFEYPESSGPARVIAIVSVMVILISIVIFCLETLPELKEDKEYTVHRTDNTTQVYKSNIFTDPFFVVETLCIIWFSFELVVRFFACPSKTEFFKNIMNFIDIVAIIPYFITLGTEMAEREGTQKGEQATSLAILRVIRLVRVFRIFKLSRHSKGLQILGQTLKASMRELGLLIFFLFIGVILFSSAVYFAEAEEPESHFTSIPDAFWWAVVSMTTVGYGDMYPVTIGGKIVGSLCAIAGVLTIALPVPVIVSNFNYFYHRETEGEEQAQLLHVSSPNLASDSDLSRRSSSTISKSEYMEIEEDMNNSIDNFREANLRTGNFTIANQNCVNKSKLLTDV, encoded by the coding sequence ATGACCGTGATGGCTGGAGAGAACATGGATGAGACTTCTGCGCTACCTGGCCACCCCCAGGATAGCTACCAGCCCGCTGCCCACGATGACCATGAGTGCTGTGAGCGCGTAGTGATAAACATTGCTGGACTACGCTTTGAGACGCAGCTGAAGACATTAGCCCAGTTTCCCAATACACTGCTGGGCAACCCCAAGAAGCGCATGCGGTACTTTGACCCCTTGCGCAATGAGTACTTTTTTGACCGGAACCGGCCCAGCTTTGATGCCATCCTCTACTACTACCAGTCTGGAGGGCGGCTTCGCCGGCCGGTCAATGTGCCCTTGGACATGTTCTCTGAGGAGATAAAATTTTATGAGCTGGGTGAGGAGGCCATGGAGAAGTTCCGGGAAGATGAAGGGTTCATCAAAGATGAGGAGAGACCCTTGCCGGAGGGGGAGTACCAGCGCCAAGTATGGCTCCTCTTTGAGTACCCAGAGAGCTCTGGGCCTGCAAGGGTCATTGCAATAGTCTCTGTCATGGTGATCCTCATCTCCATTGTGATCTTCTGCCTAGAGACATTACCCGAGCTGAAGGAGGACAAGGAGTATACAGTGCATCGCACTGACAACACCACCCAGGTCTACAAATCCAATATCTTCACAGATCCTTTCTTTGTTGTGGAGACCCTGTGCATCATCTGGTTCTCCTTTGAGCTGGTGGTGCGCTTCTTTGCTTGCCCCAGCAAGACTGAATTCTTCAAGAATATCATGAACTTCATTGACATTGTAGCCATCATCCCTTATTTCATCACCCTGGGCACTGAGATGGCTGAGCGGGAGGGGACTCAGAAAGGAGAGCAGGCCACCTCCTTGGCCATCCTGAGAGTCATCAGACTGGTAAGAGTCTTTCGAATCTTCAAACTCTCCCGGCACTCTAAGGGCCTCCAGATTTTGGGACAGACCCTCAAAGCGAGTATGAGAGAGCTAGGTTTACtaatctttttcctcttcattggGGTGATCTTGTTCTCTAGTGCAGTGTATTTTGCTGAGGCTGAAGAACCTGAGTCTCATTTCACAAGTATCCCTGATGCTTTCTGGTGGGCGGTGGTATCCATGACCACTGTGGGCTATGGTGACATGTACCCTGTGACAATTGGAGGCAAAATCGTAGGCTCCTTGTGTGCCATCGCTGGTGTGCTGACAATTGCCCTGCCTGTACCTGTCATCGTGTCCAACTTCAACTACTTCTACCACCGAGAAACAGAAGGGGAAGAACAGGCTCAGTTACTTCACGTTAGCTCCCCTAATTTAGCATCTGACAGTGATCTCAGCCGCCGCAGCTCCTCCACAATCAGCAAATCTGAGTACATGGAAATCGAAGAGGATATGAATAATAGCATAGACAATTTTAGAGAGGCTAATCTCAGAACTGGCAACTTCACTATAGCCAACCAAAACTGTGTTAATAAAAGTAAGCTGCTGACCGATGtataa